A section of the Bryobacteraceae bacterium genome encodes:
- a CDS encoding transposase, whose amino-acid sequence MSIGRQCELLGLARSSYYDQPRPESEENLALLRRLDELYLEHPFLGSRRLAELCGVNRKRVVRLMRIAGIEALYPKPRLSRPGPGQEIYPYLLRDLVIDRPNQVWSSDITYVPMRRSFLYLVAVMDWFSRYVLSWALSATLEAGFCREALEAALRLGRPDIFNSDQGAQFTAPEFLATLQQHQIQISRDGRGRWLDNVFIERLWRSVKYELIYPGDFADGRQLWTALDSYFRFYNHSRPHQALAYRTPAEVFGLSAALMAQV is encoded by the coding sequence TTGAGCATCGGGCGGCAGTGCGAGCTGCTCGGGCTGGCGCGTTCCAGCTATTACGACCAGCCGCGGCCGGAGAGCGAGGAGAATCTGGCGCTGTTGCGGCGGCTGGACGAGCTGTATCTGGAGCATCCATTCCTGGGGAGCCGGCGGCTGGCCGAGTTGTGCGGGGTGAACCGCAAGCGCGTCGTGCGGCTGATGCGGATTGCAGGCATCGAGGCGCTGTATCCCAAGCCGCGGCTCAGCCGGCCGGGCCCAGGCCAGGAGATCTATCCATACCTGCTGCGGGACCTGGTCATCGACCGGCCGAATCAGGTCTGGTCGAGCGACATCACCTATGTGCCGATGCGGCGGAGCTTCTTGTACCTGGTGGCGGTGATGGACTGGTTCAGCCGGTATGTGCTGAGCTGGGCGCTGTCGGCGACGCTGGAGGCGGGCTTCTGCCGGGAGGCGCTGGAGGCGGCTCTGAGGCTGGGCCGGCCAGATATCTTCAACAGCGACCAGGGGGCGCAATTCACGGCGCCGGAGTTCCTTGCGACGCTTCAGCAGCACCAGATCCAGATCAGCAGGGACGGCCGCGGCCGCTGGCTGGACAACGTGTTCATCGAGCGGTTGTGGCGGTCGGTGAAGTACGAGCTGATTTACCCGGGCGATTTCGCCGACGGGCGGCAACTGTGGACGGCTCTGGACAGCTATTTCCGGTTCTACAACCACAGCCGGCCGCATCAGGCGCTGGCCTATCGGACGCCGGCCGAGGTGTTCGGCCTGTCGGCGGCGCTCATGGCTCAGGTCTGA
- a CDS encoding diguanylate cyclase response regulator yields MRLLADPIKPRMRVLVADDEWFWTRLLTRLLPEAGFEPVAVADGVAAWQVMNSPQAPSMAILDWLMPGMNGIELVRRLRAIPSEPPPYLIMLTARDDLEDIVHGLEAGADDYLAKPFHQAELLARLKAGRRVVEVQQQLLESRRQLAWEADHDPLTGVLNRRAILERLTAELERSRRERHAVAVAIIDCDGFKRINDTLGHQAGDDVLIAIVCRLRNCIRSYDALGRLGGDEFLVAAPMASGGSPAELFERLREAVHLAPLIAGTTSAAVSVSIGWTLSHPNDNVSSLLSRADAALYQAKACGRNRAVGFPAELVP; encoded by the coding sequence ATGCGCTTGCTTGCCGATCCGATAAAGCCCCGCATGCGAGTCCTCGTTGCTGATGACGAATGGTTTTGGACCCGGCTGCTCACGCGACTTCTGCCCGAGGCGGGCTTTGAACCCGTGGCCGTGGCCGACGGCGTGGCAGCCTGGCAGGTCATGAACTCGCCACAGGCTCCTTCCATGGCCATCCTGGACTGGCTCATGCCGGGCATGAACGGCATCGAACTGGTGCGGCGGCTTCGCGCTATCCCCAGCGAACCTCCCCCGTATCTGATCATGCTGACCGCCCGCGACGATCTCGAAGACATCGTTCATGGTCTGGAGGCTGGAGCCGATGATTATCTGGCCAAACCTTTCCACCAGGCGGAACTGCTGGCGCGGCTCAAGGCTGGACGGCGGGTGGTCGAAGTGCAGCAGCAACTGCTCGAAAGCCGCCGTCAACTGGCCTGGGAAGCCGATCATGACCCTCTGACCGGCGTCCTGAACCGCCGGGCCATTCTCGAACGGCTCACCGCCGAGCTCGAGCGGAGCCGCCGCGAGCGCCACGCGGTGGCCGTGGCGATCATCGATTGCGACGGCTTTAAGCGGATCAATGATACCTTGGGCCATCAAGCCGGCGACGACGTCCTGATTGCGATCGTCTGCCGCCTCCGAAACTGCATCCGATCCTACGACGCCCTCGGGCGGCTCGGCGGGGATGAGTTCCTCGTGGCCGCGCCGATGGCTTCTGGAGGATCGCCCGCGGAGCTGTTTGAACGGCTGCGCGAAGCCGTCCACCTCGCGCCGCTGATCGCCGGCACAACATCAGCGGCGGTCTCGGTCAGCATCGGATGGACCCTCAGCCACCCGAACGATAACGTATCGAGTCTCCTGAGCCGCGCTGACGCCGCTCTCTACCAGGCCAAGGCCTGCGGACGCAACCGGGCCGTGGGCTTTCCAGCCGAGCTGGTTCCGTAG
- a CDS encoding chemotaxis protein CheW → MESPGTTTRSGRYLIFRLGASKLVLPIPWLRQIIGIREIVALPRLPQGWLGAIFPRDIIMPVLDLRVRLGLPPADVHARPGILLVEADKFDRSRGARLLADEVSEVIAWEEQNTEDALQASAAASQCLSGVAQARGVVCLLPDLDALLGWSALARVKSPLPTESSL, encoded by the coding sequence TTGGAATCGCCTGGCACGACTACGAGGTCGGGCAGGTATCTCATCTTCCGGCTCGGCGCCTCCAAGTTGGTCCTGCCCATTCCTTGGCTGCGCCAGATCATCGGCATTCGCGAAATCGTCGCTTTGCCCCGGCTGCCGCAAGGCTGGCTCGGCGCCATCTTCCCTCGGGACATCATCATGCCCGTGTTGGATCTCCGCGTCCGGCTCGGCCTGCCGCCTGCCGACGTGCACGCGCGGCCCGGCATTCTGCTGGTCGAGGCCGACAAGTTCGACAGGTCAAGGGGCGCCCGCCTGCTGGCCGATGAAGTCTCGGAAGTCATCGCCTGGGAAGAACAGAATACTGAAGACGCCCTGCAAGCGAGCGCTGCTGCATCGCAGTGCCTGTCGGGCGTCGCCCAGGCGCGCGGCGTCGTCTGCCTGCTGCCCGACCTAGATGCGCTTCTGGGCTGGAGCGCGCTGGCTCGTGTGAAAAGTCCCTTACCAACGGAGTCGTCCCTATGA
- a CDS encoding IS481 family transposase → MSTREKLIKARLGLLALAQELDNVRLACKRAGISRSHCYEIKEAYEKYGAEGLAPQPRRRPRMPNQTPPELEQRILEMTEQFPTYSYVRISGQLRLIGVGVSPSTVRAVWQRHGLTLRIHRLFWLEQKTADRGGGLTDRQIRLIQLHRRRTVDPEQHVEAPYPGYLLCQDTYFVGTIKGVGKIYMQSVVDANCSLAFAKLALSKAPMTAVDTLYDRVLPFYEESGMAVEHILTDNGREYCGRELQHFFELFLALNQIQHRRTEVRSPETNGFCERFHRTVKEEFFSVAFRKTLYESLDQLQADLDRYLDFYNRQRAHQGYRTKGRTPYQAFSDGLALLPQREAA, encoded by the coding sequence ATGAGCACCAGAGAGAAGCTTATCAAGGCCCGCTTGGGGCTATTGGCCCTGGCCCAGGAACTCGACAACGTCCGCCTGGCCTGCAAGCGTGCCGGCATCAGCAGGAGCCACTGCTACGAAATCAAGGAAGCTTACGAAAAGTACGGTGCCGAGGGCTTGGCGCCGCAGCCGCGGCGTCGCCCTCGGATGCCCAACCAGACGCCTCCGGAACTCGAACAGCGCATCCTTGAGATGACCGAGCAATTCCCCACCTACAGCTATGTCCGCATCAGCGGCCAACTCCGCCTCATCGGCGTCGGCGTTTCGCCTTCCACGGTGCGCGCCGTCTGGCAGCGCCACGGACTCACTCTGCGCATCCACCGCCTGTTCTGGCTGGAGCAAAAGACCGCCGATCGCGGCGGCGGGCTGACCGACCGCCAGATCCGGCTCATCCAACTCCACCGCCGGCGAACGGTCGATCCCGAACAGCACGTCGAAGCGCCGTATCCAGGCTATTTGCTGTGCCAGGACACCTACTTCGTCGGCACCATCAAGGGCGTCGGCAAGATCTACATGCAGAGCGTGGTCGACGCCAATTGCTCGCTGGCGTTCGCCAAGCTGGCGCTGTCGAAGGCGCCGATGACGGCCGTGGACACGCTCTACGACCGTGTGCTGCCCTTCTATGAAGAGAGCGGCATGGCGGTTGAGCACATCCTCACCGATAATGGCAGGGAATACTGTGGGCGCGAGTTGCAGCATTTCTTTGAGCTGTTCCTGGCGCTGAACCAGATCCAGCATCGCCGCACCGAAGTGCGCTCGCCGGAGACCAACGGCTTCTGCGAACGCTTCCACCGCACGGTGAAGGAGGAGTTCTTCTCGGTGGCCTTCCGCAAGACCCTCTATGAAAGCCTGGACCAGCTCCAGGCCGACCTGGACCGATACCTGGATTTCTACAACCGCCAGCGAGCCCATCAGGGTTACCGCACGAAGGGAAGGACCCCCTACCAGGCCTTCTCAGATGGTTTGGCTTTGCTGCCTCAGCGGGAGGCAGCATGA
- a CDS encoding hypothetical protein (possible pseudo, internal stop codon), with the protein MTPHVAQNVSGRRSAVDGRTTPHEGYWMSQRKRKLVEEFFGLAREVAG; encoded by the coding sequence GTGACGCCGCATGTGGCGCAGAACGTGAGCGGGCGGCGCAGCGCGGTGGATGGGCGGACGACGCCGCATGAAGGTTACTGGATGAGCCAGAGGAAGCGGAAGCTCGTGGAGGAGTTCTTTGGGTTGGCGAGGGAGGTGGCGGGGTAG
- a CDS encoding hypothetical protein (possible pseudo, internal stop codon, frameshifted) has protein sequence MREQFGGFSEGIALGVKLRHDHGSQFMSDDFQREIRFLGMESSPAFVREPEGNGCIERFFRTLKEQLLWVRHFETLEELAEALEEFRQRYNEQWLVERLHFQSPRQAHEALLALEPAA, from the coding sequence GTGCGCGAACAGTTCGGAGGCTTCAGCGAAGGCATCGCCCTGGGCGTCAAGCTACGTCATGACCACGGCTCTCAATTTATGAGTGACGACTTTCAGCGTGAGATCCGCTTTCTCGGCATGGAGTCCTCACCCGCTTTCGTGCGCGAGCCCGAAGGCAACGGCTGCATCGAACGCTTCTTCCGTACCCTCAAGGAGCAGCTTCTCTGGGTGCGGCACTTCGAGACCCTGGAGGAACTGGCCGAAGCGCTGGAAGAATTCCGCCAGCGCTACAACGAGCAGTGGCTGGTCGAACGCCTCCACTTCCAATCCCCGCGGCAGGCTCACGAGGCTTTGCTTGCCCTCGAGCCCGCCGCATGA
- the fdx gene encoding 2Fe-2S ferredoxin, whose amino-acid sequence MAKVTFLPENRTVEFDLESLPYKEHGKPKSFLDIALNFGIHLEHACGGNCACTTCHVVVKKGAECLNEMEDDEADRLDMAADLQLGSRLGCQAHFVRDGEVVVEIPSWNRNYVSEGGGSINLGDAIPAAKR is encoded by the coding sequence GTGGCCAAGGTAACCTTCCTTCCCGAGAACCGGACGGTCGAGTTCGACCTCGAGAGCCTGCCCTACAAGGAGCACGGAAAGCCCAAATCTTTCCTCGATATCGCCCTGAATTTCGGTATTCATCTCGAGCACGCCTGCGGCGGCAACTGCGCCTGCACCACCTGCCATGTGGTCGTGAAGAAGGGCGCGGAATGCCTCAACGAGATGGAAGACGATGAGGCGGACCGGCTCGACATGGCCGCCGATCTCCAGCTCGGCAGCCGTCTCGGCTGCCAGGCCCACTTTGTCCGCGACGGCGAGGTCGTGGTCGAAATCCCTTCGTGGAACCGGAACTACGTCAGCGAAGGCGGCGGATCCATCAACCTCGGCGACGCCATCCCCGCGGCGAAGCGTTGA